A single Lolium perenne isolate Kyuss_39 chromosome 6, Kyuss_2.0, whole genome shotgun sequence DNA region contains:
- the LOC127305585 gene encoding protein REDUCED CHLOROPLAST COVERAGE 2 — protein sequence MAPKAGKAKPKAKGDKKKKEEKVLPTVLDVTVETPDYTHLTLKGISTDRILDVRKLLAVHVDTCHLTSFSLSHEVRGAQLKDTVEIASLKPCHLSIVEEEYTEEFAVAHVRRLLDVVACTTAFGVRKPEQKPAPATDAAAEAGSPGAVVAGGGGGEEPMYPPPKLGEFYDFFSFSNLSPPIHYIRRSTRPFVDDKREDDFFQIDVRVCNGKPVTIVASRAGFYPSGKRALISHSLVGLLQQTNRGFEGAYKALMKAFVEHNKFGNLPYGFRSNTWVVPPVVADSPSVFPPLPTEDETWGGNGGGLGRDGKHDHRPWAKEFAILAAMPCKTAEERQVRDRKAFLLHSLFVDVGVLKAIAAIQQLIPNDKSSHEKTNGTASPVLHTQQIGDIKITVTKDKADASSKLDVKLDGSQAPGVSFDELAKRNLLKGITADESATVHDTATLGVVLVKHCGYTAVVQVPLDAQLTTVVPAQQDIHIEDQPEGGSNALNVNSLRMLLQKSCVQSSGAVQRLQSSDSEESDTTTNFVRKIITDSLQNLEGESPRETRPIRWELGACWVQHLQSQTSEKTDTKKSDETKDVPTVKGLGKQFGQLKEIKKKSDDKSGKSASSKESTSLNTSDANTVTIQEDKEAILQSALSEAAFQRLRESETGLHAKSPDELIEMAHKYYDDTALPKLVADFGSLELSPVDGRTLTDFMHTRGLQMRSLGQVVELSDKLPHIQSLCIHEMVVRAFKHVIRAVIAAVDDINDMAESVASCLNILLGPFPEENNDGKCVEDHNLRQKWLEVFLMKRFGLGWKDEYSLDLRKYAILRGVCHKVGLELVTKDYDMDMPHPFRKSDIISIVPIYKHVACSSADGRTLLESSKTFLDKGKLEDAVNYGTKALAKLVAVCGPYHRMTAGAYSLLAVVLYHTGDFNQATIYQQKALDINERELGLDHPDTMKSYGDLAVFYYRLQHTELALKYVNRALYLLHLTCGPSHPNTAATYINVAMMEEGLGNVHVALRYLHEALKCNQRLLGVDHIQTAASYHAIAIALSLMEAYSLSVQHEKTTLRILQSKLGSEDLRTQDAAAWLEYFESKALEQQEAARNGTPKPDASIASRGHLSVSDLLDYINPDDELKAKEMLKKQARAKIKGRTGQNPSEIADDEDQRSPPANNDRSSTEKENSEVKEKLTEKKNSEVKENGTVVEQVKVKLNDEIPSNTVVHMPPADYTEEYRSDEGWQEAVPKGRTTGNRKTAASVRRPNLAKINTNAVNENGRYKGRAPPNFSSPRVSPNETAASVASSPLAKKLAKSSSFNSRASNPAIQSNSGENSPNPKSMAATPAAAKVIPSAAPIVSQTVRKSLSYKEVAIAAPGTLVKALNDAHTEEKHATDPNVNLESAKAPKESNVRPSEEKDGTIKVSPKDNSSQVSKATDEPKSSNSDSEQTNGSIGLNQAEKASDSAETYTEKKQPSAAQADVPNEEAPILTEANDSSSNDDERDPGEDNQEQLSSGAENEKSSPSGSEKNDSTVEGAKETTSKLSAAAAPFSPATVPAFGSMAVPGFREHGGLLPSPANVPPMLSIPLRKHPHQSATARVPYGPRLAGGFNRSGHRVPRNKPVLPSGEVLPEANTSPKVMNPHAAEFVPGQSRSPNGHPGSPNESLASPAGIQASLDGLPSSPDSPVESPKTASPQVSESGETSPEGNDTSSGVDVEAGSENKNTEKTNHVESEDGEVKPDIQTIVSEGAEVDATAPKDVQDDSSVPKDAQDDSSMTEKPKSWADYSDGEVEAVQVAS from the exons ATGGCGCCCAAGGCAGGGAAGGCCAAGCCCAAGGCCAAGggcgacaagaagaagaaggaagagaaaG TTCTGCCCACGGTGCTGGACGTTACCGTGGAGACGCCGGACTACACCCACCTCACGCTCAAG GGCATATCGACGGATAGGATCCTCGACGTTCGGAAGCTCCTAGCCGTCCACGTGGATACGTGCCACCTCACCAGCTTCTCTCTCTCCCACGAG GTCCGTGGGGCCCAGCTCAAGGACACGGTGGAAATCGCATCCCTGAAGCCCTGCCACCTCAGCATCGTCGAAG AGGAGTACACAGAGGAGTTCGCCGTCGCGCACGTCCGTCGGCTGCTCGACGTCGTCGCGTGCACCACCGCGTTCGGGGTCAGGAAGCCCGAGCAGAAGCCCGCGCCCGCCACTGATGCGGCCGCCGAGGCCGGGTCACCCGGCGCCGTGGtcgctggcggtggcggcggcgaggagccCATGTACCCGCCGCCGAAGCTGGGGGAGTTCTATGATTTCTTCTCCTTCTCTAACCTTTCGCCGCCTATCCACT ACATTAGGAGGTCCACGCGTCCATTCGTCGATGACAAGAGAGAGGACGACTTCTTCCAGATCGATGTGAG GGTTTGTAACGGGAAGCCGGTGACAATCGTGGCATCCCGGGCTGGATTCTATCCATCTGGGAAGCGGGCACTCATTAGCCACTCCCTTGTTGGGTTGTTGCAGCAGACGAACCGCGGATTCGAGGGG GCTTACAAGGCTCTTATGAAGGCATTTGTTGAGCACAACAAG TTTGGAAATCTTCCCTACGGATTCCGGTCAAACACTTGGGTCGTTCCCCCTGTTGTTGCTGATTCTCCATCAGTGTTCCCACCCCTTCCAACAGAAGATGAAACTTGGGGTGGCAATGGCGGTGGCCTGGGAAGAGATGGGAAACATGACCACAGACCATGGGCAAAAGAATTTGCCATCCTGGCCGCAATGCCTTGTAAAACAGCCGAGGAGAGGCAAGTCAGAGATAGGAAGGCTTTCCTACTCCATAGCTTATTTGTAGATGTTGGTGTCCTTAAAGCTATTGCAGCTATCCAGCAACTGATccccaacgacaagagttcacatGAGAAAACAAATGGCACTGCAAGTCCAGTTTTGCACACGCAACAAATTGGGGATATAAAAATAACTGTGACAAAAGATAAAGCAGATGCAAGTTCGAAGTTAGATGTTAAGTTAGATGGAAGTCAGGCTCCAGGAGTATCTTTTGATGAACTTGCTAAGAGGAACTTGTTGAAGGGAATCACTGCTGATGAGAGTGCAACAGTACAT GATACTGCTACTCTTGGTGTGGTTCTTGTGAAGCACTGTGGGTATACAGCTGTTGTCCAAGTTCCACTGGATGCTCAATTAACAACTGTTGTTCCAGCACAGCAGGACATTCACATTGAAGACCAGCCTGAGGGAGGTAGCAACGCTCTCAATGTCAACAG CTTAAGGATGCTGCTTCAGAAATCATGTGTTCAGTCATCTGGAGCAGTTCAGCGCTTGCAGAGTTCTGATTCTGAAGAGAGCGACACTACTACAAATTTTGTTCGTAAAATAATTACAGATAGCCTGCAGAATCTTGAAGGTGAGTCTCCAAGAGAAACAAGACCAATCAGATGGGAGCTTGGTGCTTGCTGGGTACAACATCTACAGAGTCAAACTTCTGAGAAGACCGACACAAAGAAAAGTGATGAGACTAAGGATGTTCCTACAGTAAAGGGCCTGGGTAAACAATTTGGTCAGCTAAAGGAGATCAAGAAGAAGTCAGATGACAAGAGTGGAAAGAGTGCATCCTCGAAAGAAAGTACTTCGCTAAATACAAGCGATGCAAACACTGTCACCATACAGGAGGATAAAGAGGCTATTCTGCAGAGCGCGCTATCAGAAGCTGCTTTCCAAAGACTAAGAGAATCTGAAACTGGACTTCATGCTAAG TCCCCCGATGAATTGATTGAGATGGCCCACAAATATTATGATGATACTGCCCTGCCAAAATTG GTAGCAGACTTTGGTTCACTTGAGCTTTCCCCTGTTGATGGAAGGACATTAACGGATTTTATGCACACCAGAGGCCTTCAGATGCGTTCATTGGGACAAGTG GTTGAGCTTTCTGATAAGCTCCCGCATATACAGTCACTTTGTATACACGAGATGGTAGTTCGAGCATTTAAGCACGTAATTCGGGCTGTTATTGCAGCTGTTGATGATATAAATGACATGGCTGAATCAGTTGCATCATGTTTAAATATATTGCTGGGACCATTTCCAGAAGAAAATAACGATGGCAAGTGCGTAGAGGATCATAATCTCAGGCAGAAATGGTTGGAGGTCTTTTTAATGAAGAGATTTGGCTTGGGATGGAAAGATGAATATAGCCTTGATCTGAGAAAGTATGCCATTCTCCGTGGCGTCTGCCATAAG GTAGGACTTGAGCTTGTTACCAAAGACTACGATATGGATATGCCACATCCATTCAGAAAGTCAGATATTATCAGTATTGTTCCTATCTACAAG CATGTTGCATGCTCGTCAGCAGATGGTCGCACCCTGTTGGAGTCATCCAAGACTTTCCTGGACAAAGGAAAACTTGAAGATGCTGTTAACTACGGCACAAAG GCTCTTGCAAAACTGGTTGCAGTTTGTGGTCCATATCACAGAATGACTGCAGGAGCGTACAGCCTTTTGGCAGTAGTGCTTTATCATACCGGCGACTTCAACCAG GCAACTATCTATCAACAGAAGGCTTTAGATATTAACGAGAGGGAACTTGGACTTGATCACCCAGATACTATGAAAAGCTATGGAGATCTTGCTGTTTTCTACTATCGCCTGCAACATACAGAATTGGCGCTAAA GTATGTCAATCGTGCCTTGTATCTTTTGCACCTGACATGTGGCCCATCTCACCCTAATACTGCTGCAACTTACATCAATGTTGCTATGATGGAAGAAGGGTTGGGTAACGTCCATGTTGCACTCCGTTACTTGCATGAGGCGTTAAAATGCAACCAACGATTGCTTGGTGTTGATCATATACAG ACGGCTGCTAGTTATCATGCTATTGCTATTGCTTTGTCTTTAATGGAAGCATACTCTTTGAGTGTCCAACATGAAAAGACCACTCTACGGATACTTCAATCAAAGCTCGGATCAGAAGATCTTCGGACACAG GATGCTGCTGCCTGGCTGGAATACTTCGAATCGAAGGCACTAGAGCAGCAGGAAGCAGCACGCAACGGTACTCCAAAGCCTGATGCTTCAATAGCAAGCAGAGGCCATCTGAG TGTATCAGATCTTCTAGATTATATCAATCCAGATGATGAGCTCAAGGCTAAGGAAATGCTAAAGAAACAAGCCCGTGCTAAA ATAAAAGGTCGTACCGGGCAAAACCCATCTGAAATAGCCGATGATGAAGATCAAAGGAGCCCTCCAGCTAACAATGATCGCTCATCGACCGAGAAGGAAAACTCTGAAGTGAAAGAGAAATTAACCGAGAAGAAAAACTCTGAAGTCAAAGAGAACGGAACAGTTGTTGAGCAAGTGAAAGTGAAACTGAATGATGAAATACCAAGTAACACTGTGGTCCACATGCCTCCAGCTGATTATACTGAAGAGTACAGATCTGATGAGGGTTGGCAAGAGGCTGTTCCAAAGGGAAGAACCACAGGGAATCGCAAAACTGCTGCAAGCGTGAGGAGGCCAAACCTGGCAAAGATCAATACAAATGCCGTAAACGAGAATGGAAGATACAAAGGCAGAGCTCCACCCAACTTCTCTTCCCCTCGAGTTTCACCTAATGAGACCGCAGCTTCTGTTGCTTCCAGCCCTCTTGCAAAGAAATTGGCAAAGAGTTCGAGCTTCAATTCCAGAGCAAGTAACCCTGCTATCCAATCAAACAGTGGGGAAAATTCACCCAATCCCAAATCCATGGCAGCAACCCCAGCAGCTGCCAAGGTGATACCATCTGCAGCACCAATTGTCAGTCAAACAGTAAGGAAGTCACTGTCATACAAGGAAGTTGCAATAGCTGCACCAGGAACTCTTGTCAAAGCATTGAATGATGCACATACAGAGGAAAAGCATGCAACTGATCCTAATGTAAATCTTGAAAGTGCTAAGGCTCCGAAAGAAAGCAATGTTCGCCCTTCTGAAGAGAAAGATGGAACAATAAAAGTGTCACCAAAGGATAACAGTTCGCAGGTATCAAAAGCAACAGATGAACCCAAATCTTCCAATTCTGATAGTGAACAGACCAATGGTTCCATAGGATTAAATCAAGCTGAAAAGGCCTCAGATTCAGCAGAGACATATACAGAGAAGAAGCAACCATCAGCAGCACAAGCTGACGTCCCAAATGAAGAAGCACCAATTTTGACTGAGGCAAATGATTCTTCGtccaatgatgatgaaagagacccAGGAGAGGATAATCAAGAACAGCTGTCTAGTGGGGCCGAAAATGAGAAATCTTCACCATCTGGAAGTGAAAAGAATGATTCCACAGTAGAAGGTGCTAAAGAGACAACCAGTAAGCtttctgctgctgctgctccatTCAGTCCAGCCACTGTACCAGCTTTTGGTTCAATGGCTGTACCAGGTTTCAGAGAACATGGAGGACTATTGCCATCACCAGCCAATGTACCCCCAATGTTATCCATCCCTCTCCGTAAGCACCCTCACCAATCTGCAACGGCAAGGGTCCCTTATGGTCCACGTCTAGCTGGAGGGTTCAACAGATCAGGGCACCGGGTGCCTCGTAACAAGCCTGTTTTGCCAAGTGGTGAAGTCCTTCCAGAAGCAAACACATCCCCTAAAGTGATGAATCCTCATGCGGCGGAGTTTGTGCCGGGTCAATCTCGGAGCCCTAATGGCCATCCAGGATCGCCAAACGAGTCTCTAGCATCGCCAGCCGGTATCCAAGCTTCACTGGATGGGCTTCCATCATCTCCAGATAGTCCTGTCGAATCACCCAAGACTGCATCCCCACAAGTTTCCGAAAGTGGCGAGACTAGTCCTGAAGGAAATGATACATCTAGTGGAGTTGATGTTGAAGCTGGAAGTGAAAACAAGAACACGGAGAAGACCAACCATGTGGAAagtgaagatggtgaagtgaaGCCTGATATTCAAACCATAGTTTCTGAAGGTGCTGAAGTTGACGCAACAGCCCCCAAAGATGTCCAAGATGACTCTTCAGTCCCAAAAGATGCTCAAGATGATTCAAGCATGACTGAAAAGCCAAAGTCCTGGGCTGATTACAGTGATGGAGAAGTCGAGGCTGTTCAGGTTGCGAGCTGA
- the LOC127305584 gene encoding probable steroid-binding protein 3: MSTELTAAQLRAYDGSDASKPIYVAIRGKVYDVSAGRGFYGPGGDYAIFAGREASRALAKMSKDTADVSGDLAGLSDKELGVLADWEKKFEAKYPVVGRLA; encoded by the coding sequence ATGTCGACGGAGCTCACGGCGGCGCAGCTGCGCGCCTATGACGGCAGCGACGCGTCCAAGCCGATCTACGTCGCCATCCGCGGCAAGGTCTACGACGTCTCCGCGGGGCGCGGCTTCTACGGGCCCGGCGGCGACTACGCCATCTTCGCCGGCCGCGAGGCCAGCCGCGCGCTCGCCAAGATGTCCAAGGACACCGCCGACGTCTCCGGTGACCTCGCGGGCCTCTCCGACAAGGAGCTCGGCGTGCTCGCCGACTGGGAGAAGAAGTTCGAGGCCAAGTACCCCGTCGTCGGCCGCCTCGCCTGA
- the LOC127305583 gene encoding thionin BTH7 isoform X2 has translation MGNNKDFRSVITCFLILGLVLAQVLHVEGKSCCRSHSGRDCYTTCSLAGASKYKCASLCHCINVDEDGNCPDTPNAIKFCNVGCRLSVCDNMNNVHHHGEEANVDAELCGRVCARFCNKIAVGTSVAA, from the exons ATGGGAAACAACAAGGATTTTAGGAGTGTGATCACTTGTTTCCTCATATTGGGGCTAGTCCTCGCGCAGGTCCTCCATGTAGAGGGAAAGAGTTGCTGCCGGTCCCACTCGGGAAGAGACTGCTACACGACGTGCTCTCTCGCTGGTGCTTCTAAGTACAAGTGCGCGTCTCTCTGTCATTGTATAAATGTAGATGAAGATGGAAATTGCCCAG ATACACCAAATGCCATCAAGTTCTGCAACGTGGGATGCAGGTTATCCGTCTGTGACAACATGAACAACG TTCATCATCACGGTGAAGAGGCGAATGTGGACGCGGAACTCTGCGGCCGTGTTTGTGCCCGTTTCTGCAACAAGATTGCTGTCGGCACATCCGTTGCGGCCTAA
- the LOC127305583 gene encoding thionin BTH7 isoform X1: MGNNKDFRSVITCFLILGLVLAQVLHVEGKSCCRSHSGRDCYTTCSLAGASKYKCASLCHCINVDEDGNCPGGYPHLHNHSDSDTPNAIKFCNVGCRLSVCDNMNNVHHHGEEANVDAELCGRVCARFCNKIAVGTSVAA; the protein is encoded by the exons ATGGGAAACAACAAGGATTTTAGGAGTGTGATCACTTGTTTCCTCATATTGGGGCTAGTCCTCGCGCAGGTCCTCCATGTAGAGGGAAAGAGTTGCTGCCGGTCCCACTCGGGAAGAGACTGCTACACGACGTGCTCTCTCGCTGGTGCTTCTAAGTACAAGTGCGCGTCTCTCTGTCATTGTATAAATGTAGATGAAGATGGAAATTGCCCAGGTGGGTATCCTCATCTGCACAATCACTCTGACTCCG ATACACCAAATGCCATCAAGTTCTGCAACGTGGGATGCAGGTTATCCGTCTGTGACAACATGAACAACG TTCATCATCACGGTGAAGAGGCGAATGTGGACGCGGAACTCTGCGGCCGTGTTTGTGCCCGTTTCTGCAACAAGATTGCTGTCGGCACATCCGTTGCGGCCTAA